A portion of the Eulemur rufifrons isolate Redbay chromosome 30, OSU_ERuf_1, whole genome shotgun sequence genome contains these proteins:
- the GPR101 gene encoding probable G-protein coupled receptor 101 encodes MTSACPNSTRESNSSHACMPLSKMPISLAHGIIRAVVLLIFLTVSFVGNIVLALVLQRKPQLLQVTNRFIFNLLVTDLLQISLVAPWVVATSVPLFWPLNNHFCTALVSLTHLFAFASVNTIVVVSVDRYLSIIHPLSYPSKMTHRRGYMLLYGTWIVAILQSTPPLYGWGQAAFDERNALCSMIWGSSPSYTILSVVFFIIIPLVVMIACYSVVFGAARRQHALLYKVKSHSLEVRVKDRVENENEEGAEKKDEFQGESAFHHQDEGQVKAKEGSMEVEEGSMKAKEGSLEGSMETKEGSVEARGIEEVRASSMVASEDSMEGKEGSIEVENGMKANKGRVEVNQCNIDLGEDDIEFGEDDINFSEDDVEAMNIPESLQPSRRNSNSDPPLPRCYECKAAKVIFLIIFSYVLSLGPYCFLAVLAVWVDVETKVPQWVITIIIWLFFLQCCIHPYVYGYMHKTIKKEIQDMLKKFFCKEKPPKEGSHPDLPGTEAGTEGGTEGKIVPSHDSATFP; translated from the coding sequence ATGACGTCCGCCTGCCCCAACAGCACGCGCGAGAGCAACAGCAGCCACGCGTGTATGCCCCTCTCCAAAATGCCCATCAGCCTGGCTCACGGCATCATCCGCGCGGTCGTGCTGCTCATCTTCCTCACCGTCTCCTTCGTCGGCAACATAGTGCTGGCGCTCGTGTTGCAGCGCAAGCCGCAGCTGCTGCAGGTGACCAACCGCTTCATCTTTAACCTCCTCGTCACCGACCTGCTGCAGATCTCGCTCGTGGCCCCCTGGGTGGTGGCCACTTCCGTGCCTCTCTTCTGGCCCCTCAACAACCACTTCTGCACCGCCCTGGTTAGCCTCACCCACCTGTTCGCCTTTGCCAGTGTCAACACCATTGTCGTGGTGTCGGTGGATCGCTACCTGTCCATCATCCACCCTCTCTCCTACCCGTCCAAGATGACCCACCGCCGTGGTTACATGCTCCTCTATGGCACCTGGATCGTAGCCATCCTGCAGAGCACACCCCCACTCTACggctggggccaggctgcctTTGACGAGCGCAATGCCCTCTGCTCCATGATCTGGGGGTCCAGCCCCAGCTACACTATTCTGAGCGTGGTGTTCTTCATCATCATTCCTCTGGTTGTCATGATTGCCTGCTACTCCGTGGTGTTTGGTGCAGCCCGGCGGCAGCATGCTCTACTGTACAAGGTCAAGAGCCACAGCTTGGAGGTGCGGGTCAAGGACCGTGTGGAGAATGAGAATGAAGAGGGAGCAGAGAAGAAGGATGAGTTCCAGGGTGAGAGTGCGTTCCACCACCAGGACGAAGGTCAGGTCAAGGCCAAGGAGGGCAGCATGGAGGTGGAAGAGGGCAGCATGAAGGCCAAGGAAGGAAGCCTGGAAGGAAGCATGGAGACCAAAGAGGGTAGCGTGGAGGCCAGGGGCATCGAGGAGGTTAGAGCAAGCAGCATGGTGGCCAGTGAAGACAGCATGGAGGGTAAGGAAGGTAGCATCGAAGTTGAGAACGGCATGAAGGCAAACAAGGGCCGGGTAGAGGTCAACCAGTGCAACATTGACTTGGGTGAAGATGACATAGAGTTTGGTGAGGATGACATCAATTTCAGTGAGGACGATGTTGAGGCAATGAACATCCCAGAGAGCCTCCAACCCAGTCGTCGTAACAGCAACAGCGATCCTCCTCTGCCCAGGTGCTACGAGTGCAAAGCTGCTAAAGTGATCTTCCTCATCATTTTCTCCTACGTGCTATCTCTGGGGCCCTACTGCTTTCTAGCAGTCCTGGCCGTGTGGGTGGATGTCGAAACCAAGGTACCCCAGTGGGTGATCACCATAATAATCTGGCTTTTCTTCCTGCAGTGCTGCATCCACCCCTACGTCTATGGCTACATGCACAAGACCATCAAGAAGGAAATCCAGGATATGCTGAAGAAGTTCTTCTGCAAGGAAAAGCCCCCAAAAGAAGGCAGCCACCCAGACCTGCCTGGAACCGAAGCCGGCACAGAGGGTGGAACCGAAGGCAAGATTGTCCCTTCCCACGATTCTGCTACTTTCCCTTAA